One Gardnerella vaginalis genomic window, TGAGCTTCGTCATCGTCAAATGCGAAACTTGTTCTCAACTTTGTTGATGAGCCAGGGCATTCCTATGATTTGCGCTGGTGACGAGATTATGCGTACTCAAAATGGAAACAACAACGCATATTGCCAAGATAATGCTATTTCTTGGATTAATTGGGATTTTAATTCCACACAAAAAGATATGTTTGATTTTGTTTCTAAGCTTATTCATTTAAGACTAGATCATCCTGTTCTTCACAGGCGTAGATTCTTTACTGGTCGAGAACCAGGGGATGATGTTTCAGAGATTCCACAGGTAGAATGGTTTGATCATACTGGTTCTGTTATGGATATGGAAGCATGGAGTAATACGCATGCTCTTTCGGTAATGATTTATTTGAATGGTTCAGATATTCCAGAAACCGATTGGTATGGAAGTAGGATGGTAGATAATGACTTCCTTCTTATTTTCAATGCGCATTATGAGCCTATAACATTCACTTTGCCAGATAAGAATTATGGTGAAAAGTGGACTCTTGTTGTGGACACTCATAATCCAAAAGGACCGCAATTGCATTATGAATCAGGATTCAATATTGTTGCTCAATCGCGAAGTTTTCTTCTGCTTATGAGTGAAAATCAAGAAGAAAATAATCTAGCATAAAAATATTCATATATAAAACTAATTGAGGCTTAGATTCTAAAAACTAGATTCTAAGCCTCAACTTTTTTATTGATTAATCTATATCACATTGAATATTGTTTTTAGAATGTTCATTTATTTTAATTTGTAAACGGTCGCTTTGCATTGCTGCGACTTGTCTTGAAAATACTATTATCCATCCTAAAAAGAGTAAACAAGATAATGCTTCTACATTAGTTAAGGTGTTATGACCCTGCACCCATTGATTTCCAACCCATGCGGTAAGGACTACTGCTAAATCTGAAGCTACGTAGAATGTTTTAGAAAGTCTAGGAGCAAGCCAAGGAAGGCAAATAAGCATAGTGCAAATAAGACCAGTAACACCTCTTGCGCATAAATCATGTATAACTGGGTGAGGAGTGTATCTAAATGTTCCTATACCAATAAATGCAATTCCTCCCAAAATTAGTAATGCAGCCATAATGGTGGTTCTAGTTTTAAAGTGTTTCGTAACATTAGAGTCTTTATGTTGCAAAATTTCTTTCTGAGTGGCAACGAACTCTGTTATAGCAAAGTAGCTTGTAATAATAATGCATATTCCAGCTAAAATCAGCGTAGCATTAAACATGCTTGCAGCAAATGTTGTTTTATCTCCTAGTTGAGAAAAGTTATTGTTGTACCAATACGGGTCGTCGGATGTCAATCCGGCTGTTGCTGCACCAGAAATCACAAATAGCGGTAGCAGTGATGCAACGGTTTTCGCCTCTAAGAGTTCCGCTTGAACCAGAGTTGCGTATCCAACAATTCCACTTAAAGCACAACAAAGTACAGGAAGATAACTGTTTACTGCGCTTCTTCCAATAATGCTATTGATTATAGAAAGCAGAGCAAAAGACATAAGAAGCATTGTTGCGCCATAAATCGTAGATAATGCGATTATTTCAAAAGCATGTTTTGCAATTTGCAGACAATTCTTTTTAAGTATTTCTTTGTGCGTTCTTAAATATCCGACTACAAAAGTACACATGCTGCAAATAGCCACTATTCCAGACGCTACTGTAAATAATCGTTGCGTAACTTGCCAAATCGCTGGCATAGTTTTCATGTATACAGACATTACGATTATGCTGAATATTGCACAAGCTAAAAAAGCTATTAATCCAGCCGCCTCTGCACGTTGAAAACGCCCCATGCTAACCTCTAAAATCTGTCGCCTATTTTCATTGCTGGTTATATTCTATCGCGCGTGTTGCAAATTTGCGTTTGTCTCCGATGTGCGCTATTGTAGTTGATTGTGCTTGGAGCTGGTAGTCAGCTTGGAAGCCTCGGGGTGTAGCGCAGTTTGGTAGCGCGCCTGCTTTGGGAGCAGGATGTCGCAGGTTCGAATCCTGTCACCCCGACTTTTTTGTATGTGCTTGTATTTGCTTGTTTTTGTGCAATTTTTAATCAAACTGTGTACGTAGTTGTGTACTCATATAAATGTGTTTATACAAAATTGCGTATTTGCATTTTCAACACTTACTATACAAAAAAGTACTCTATGTGTATTCTTGTAAAGGTGAGTTTTTGATGCATTATTTGCGTTGGATTCTTACATCGTGATTATAAATATTTGACTCGGGAGCCGTTTCTGGCTGAGAGGAAGCGAAAGCTTCGACCGATTGAACGTGTGCTAAGTAATGTTAGCAACGGATGTCGCTCTTTCCCCGTGCCCAAATCTTTCAATATTGAAGAAAGGCACTTATATTATGACTAATGTTTCAATGGAACATTCTAATCGCTGGCGTATTCTTGATATCGTCATAGCTGCTATTATCGCTGTTGCATCTGGCGTATTATTCTGGGCTTGGGATATTGTGTGCGCAGCTCCTACTAATCTTTTTGCAAGCCTGTTGCCTGGTGCTGAAGGTTTATCTAATGGTTTTTGGCTTTTTGCTGGACCTTTAGCTGCAATAATCGTGCGTAAGCCTGGTGCTGCATTGTTTGCTGAAACTCTTGCTGCTTTTGTGGAACTTATGTTAGGAAATCAATGGGGTGTTGGCGGATCGTTAATCGTCGGTATTATTCAAGGTGTTGGCGCTGAACTTGCATTCATTTTCTTTATGTACAAAACATGGAATTTGCTTTCCACTGCAATATCTGGATCGTTAGCAGGCGTAGCTTGCTTTATTTATAATTGGGTTAGCGGCGGTCAAGGCTGGAGTACTCAGTATATTGTTGCAAATCTAATTACTTCTATTATTTCTGGTTTTATTGTTGCAGGCGTTGTAGTGTGGTTTGTTCAAAAGGCATTAGCTGCAACGGGCGTGCTTGATCGTTTTGAATCAGGCCGTCCTCAAGCATTAGTGTGAGTTATATCTAAATACTCATTGCAGCTTGTAAACTATCGTGTTTAATGCGCAAAATGCAAAAACACGGTAGTTTACTCGTATGATGTTTATATTTCGTACTTGTTCTATGTTTTATATTTTTTGAAATTGTGTTATGCAATTTTTATATTTTTAGATTTTTATATTTTTAGATTTTGCTATGCAATGAAAGTTTGTTTGTATGCAATTTGTTGATAAAAATGAATGGACTCCAGCGAGCGTAGTTGCTAAAGACTGGGGTTGGAGACACGCCACGCGCAAAGATTTTGTGTTAAGGAATGTAAATATTGATATTACGCCTGGCGAGCATGTGTTGCTTTTAGGTGCTTCTGGCGCTGGGAAAAGTACGTTTATGGCTGGTTTAGCAGGTGTTTTAGGTGATGAAACAGAAGGCATGGAAGAAGGTAGCCTTCTAATCGGTGGCGTTCATGCTAGAGATGCTCGCGGAAAAGTTGGACTTGTTATGCAAGATCCTGATTCTCAAATCATTCTTGAAAGAGTAGGAGACGATGTAGCTTTTGGAAGTGAGAATCTTGGAGTTAATAGCGAAGAGACTTGGAATCGCGTAAAGCTTTCGCTAAAAGCTGTTGGATTAGACAATATTACTCAAGGAAGTCAGGGTCTTAGACGCTCAACACAATCTTTATCGGGAGGTCAAAGGCAACGTCTTGCTTTAGCAGGAGTGCTTGCAATGCATCCTGGATTGCTGCTTTTAGATGAGCCTACAGCCAATCTAGATCCTGAAGGTGTTCAGCAAGTGCATGATGCTGTAGCAAATATTCTTAAAAAAACAGGTTCTACAATGATTGTAGTTGAACATCATATTGATGTGTGGCTGGATTTGATTGATAGAGTTATTGTTATTGGAAAAAACGAAAATAATAATGATGCAAATATAGGATGCGTTATTGCAGACGGTAAGCCTGAGGATGTTTTTGAAAAATATGGCGATATGCTTGCAAAAGGTGGTGCTTGGGTTCCAGGAAGAACAGTTAAATCTTTTGCTCCTAAACATTGCGATGGCGAAATCAATGGCGAAATCAATGGCGAAATCAAAGATACGGAAGAATCTGTTGCGCTCTATACTAATGATTGCTCTTTTGGAAGAACTCTGCCACTAGCGGAACATGTTAATGTAGCTTTTCGTTTTGGCGAAGTAACGGCTTTAATGGGGCCTAATGGTGCTGGTAAAACCACGCTAGCGTTAACGCTTGCAGGATTATTAAAACCAATTGCTGGCAGTGTGTGCATGATGGAAAAGTATGTTCCAAAACGACGTAAAAATAATCTTTTTACTTGGAAAAGTCAAGAATTGCTAGGGCGAGTTGGCATGGTGTTTCAGGAGCCAGAACATCAATTTATAACATCGTCTGTAAGAGACGAAGTTGCTGTAGGTCCTAAAAAGCAAGGAAAAAGCGAAAAGGAATCTTACGATATTTCCGATAGCATGCTTGAACGTATGGATTTAAAGCGTTTTGCTCTTGCTAATCCTTATACATTATCTGGAGGAGAAAAACGTAGACTTTCTGTAGCTACGCTTTTAGCTGCCGCTCCGCGTGTTGTTATTATGGATGAGCCTACTTTTGGGCAAGATTTTAAAACTTGGACAGCAATGGTAAAACTTATTGCGCAAATACGTGATAGTGGCTCAGCGGTGATTGTGGTTACTCACGATGATGAGCTTGTAAAGTCTTTAGATGCCAGAGTAATAAGAGTTGAGTACGAAAAAATCGTAGAGTCCGCTCATAACTATAGCGAAGGGAATGAGTAGAAGTGAATAAAACTAGTAGTGCAGAAGAATCGTCTAGTATTCAAGTTAAAGATTTTGAAAGTTTATTAAAAGTTTCGCATATTGATGTAACAGCGTCTTCTAAACGTTTAGAAAGTGAACGACTAGTTTCGCCTTCTTGGTTTATTCGTAAGCTCAATCCAATAAGTCGTTTTATTGGAGCATTATTACTTTGCTTGCCTATGTTTGTAACATTAGATATTGTTTCTGCTTCTATTGCATTCGGTTTAGATATACTGTTATTTGCAATTGCTGGAGTAACTCCTTGGTATGTTTTACGCCATACTTGGCCAGTTTGGATTGCTGCTTCGGGTAGCTTTATATCGGTGCTTTTATATGGCCAAAGTTCTGGAGATGATATATTTAAGTTTGGTTGGATGCATATAAGTCAAGGATCATTGTATTTGGCAATTTGTACCTTTGTTCGTGTTGCATCTGTAGCAGTTCCAGGCGTTATATTAGCCATTGGATTAGATCCAACTGATTTAGCAGATGGATTAGTGCAGATTTTGCATTTTTCTCCACGATTTGTGTACGGAGCATTAGCTGGATTGAGAATGTTTAGTCTATTACAAAATGATTGGCGTGCTTTTGGTTTAGCTCGAAGGTCTCGTGGTATATCGGATGGTAAAGCGTTGCAGCGCATGCTTTCGCAATCTTTTGGTTTGCTCGTGTTATCTATTCGAAGAGGCACGAAACTTGCTACAGCAATGGAAGCTAGGGCTTTTGGCAGTAGTATTAAACGCGTTCCGGCACGAAAATCGAAGTTAACAGCATACGATTGGATATTTTATGTAATTTGCATTGCTGTTCCTACTATTGCTTTATATGCTTCAATACAAACAGGATATTGGCATAATGCGTTTATTCATATGTAAAGCATTGTGAAAATTACAATGCGTACATATTTATAGATAGTATTCATAATATGAGCGGAATAATGAATTCTTATAATCATGATGATGTTTGGCAAGCTCCATCATGCAATACTCCTTTGAACGCAACAGTGAATATTCCTGGAAGCAAGTCTTTATCTAATCGATATTTGATTTTAGCTGCTCTTGGAAGTAAACCTGTTGTTTTAAAGGGGCTTTTGCGTTCTAGAGATACAGAACTTATGATGTCTGCTCTTAAGATTTTTGGCGTGCGATTTGAGGAAATGGAATCATATACATCTGTGCTTGTTATTCCACCTCATGGCAATATTTTTGACATTGCTGATGGATCTGTTGTTAATTGCGGCTTAGCTGGTACGGTAATGCGTTTTGTAACAGCTTTGTCTTTATTTGCAAATAAACCTGTGCGATTTGATGGAGATAAGCAAGCTTATGCGCGTCCTATGAAACCAGTTCTTGACGGGTTAGAGCAGCTTGGAGCTCACGTGAAATATCACGGAGAAGTTGGTTTCTTGCCATTTAGTATTATTCCACCTAAAAATTTTGGAAGTTATGAGATAAATGACCAGCAAACCACTCATCAAAATCATGTGGTTCGTATTGACTCATCTTCGTCATCTCAATTTATATCTGCTCTGCTCTTGATTGCATCGCGTATTCCAGGAGGACTATGCATTGAGCATATTGGAAGTAAACTGCCTAGTATGCCTCATATTCGTATGACAATGGAAGATATTCGCAAAGCTGGCGGAGTGGTAGATATGCCAGAAAGCGGAGTATGGCATGTTGAAGAACGTGATTTGACTTTGCCAGATGAAGTTGTTGTAGAACCAGATCTTTCTAATGCAGCGCCTTTTATTGGAGCCGCGTTGATTGCTGGAGGATGCGTTAAAATACCTAATTGGCCATTTGAAACTACTCAGCCTGGGGGATTGTTGCCTAGAATTCTTGAACAAATGGGGGCAGAAGTTTTTCTTGAGCATGAAAGCTTAAATTCTGGCGTTCTGTGTGTTAAGTCAAATGGGAGCATAAAAGCTATTAGTAACTTGGATTTAAGCGCAGCTGGAGAGATTACGCCTAGTATTGCGGCAATGTTGGCGTTTGCAGATGGTGTAAGCGAGCTACATGGTATTGCGCATTTAAGAGGCCACGAGACAAATCGTTTGGATGCAATAGTTACGGAACTAAAACGCGTCGGTATAGGAGCAGAAGAGCTAGACGATGGAATTCGTATTATTCCTAGCAGAAATATGCATGGGGAAGTGATGGAAACTTATGCTGATCATCGTATGGCAACTTTTGCGTCAATGTTAGGGCTTCGTATACCTAATATAACCGTAAAAAATATTGCAACAACGCGTAAAACAATTCCTGATTTTCCGGGTATGTGGTGCAAAATGATTTCTAAATAATTGCGATTTAATATAGCAAGTCCCGAATATAAAAGTCCCGACTAGATGAATCTAATCGGGACTTAAGTATAGCCAAATAATAAGCTAATAAATATTAATAAAATATTTAGCGCTCAAACTTGTTGCCGTAAGAATCAACTCCAGCTTCTGCGATTTGTGCAGACTTTCTAGCGATTGCCAACTCTTCGTTGGTTGGGATTACAGCAATAATCACAGAGCTATCTGGAGTGGAAATAACGCGTGGCTCCTTAGAGCGAACCAAGTTCTTCTCTTTATCGAGCTTAACGCCGAATGGAGCAAGCTTTTCGCACACAAGAGCGCGAACAATCTCGTCGTTTTCGCCAACGCCAGCGGTGAATGTGATTACGTCCACGCCGCCCATTTGAGCTGTGTAGTTGCCAATGTAGCCAACAATGCGGTGAACGTACACGCCGAGAGCAAGCTTAGCGTCTTCGTCGCCTTCTTCAATGAGCTTGTGAATATCGCGCAAATCGCCGTGGCCAGTCATGCCCATCATGCCAGAACGCTTGTTGAAGAGCGTATCAAGCTCGTCCACGTTCATGTGCGCATTGCGAATAAGGTGGAATACCACTGCTGGATCAATATCGCCAGTGCGGCCGCCCATCATTAAGCCTTCGAGTGGGGTTAAGCCCATAGAAGTTTCAACTGGCTTACCAGAAATCTGAGCGGAAGCAGAAGCACCGTTACCAATGTGCAAAACAATCTGCTTTAAGCCTTCTGCAGGCTTTCCAACAACGCTTGGAACTACAGAGCCAATGTATTCGTGGGAAGTGCCGTGAGCGCCATAGCGACGAATGTGGTATTGCTTTGCAATATCTTTGTTCAAAGCATAAGTTGCAGCAACCTGTGGCAAATCGTGGAAGAACGAAGAGTCAAACACCATAATTTGTGGAACATCTGGCAAAAGTTCAGTCATAACTTCAGCGCCAACAGCCTCAGGGCCGTTGTGAAGTGGAGCCAAAACAGCCAAATCCTTCACCTTATTAATGGTCTTTTTGTTTACTAATGCAGGCTTAGGGAATGTTAAGCCACCCTGAACAACGCGGTGTCCAACAGCTACGATTCCAGACTTGGAAAGATTTGGACCATATTCTTCGAAGAATCCAAGTACGCGCTTTAAGCCTTGCTCGTGATCGTGCACTGGCTCGTCAAACTCATGCTTTTCGCCATTGAATACGTGCTTGTAGTGTCCGTCAACTGGTTCGCCAATTTTTTCTACGATACCAGACGCAATACCTTCGCCGCTTTCCAAATCGACGAGCTGGTACTTAATAGAACTAGAACCAGAATTGATAACAAGAACGGTTTTTGCCATGAGGGCATCCTCCATAAAGTGTTGATAAGGCTAGTAAATTGCCACGTTTAAGTGTACAGGTAAGTTCCTACAATGAGTGGGTTTTATTAGTCAGAATATCTGCAGGAACTTACCTATTTATTAAATTTGTTATTTATTGTTAGAATTGCGCTTCCAATGCTGTAAGAGCAACAGTGTTGATAATATCTTGAACCAATGCTCCTCTAGACAAGTCATTAACAGGCTTATTCAATCCTTGTAGGATTGGTCCAACAGCTAAAGCGCCGCTAGAACGCTGAACAGCCTTATATCCAATGTTTCCAGCGCATAAATCTGGGAACACAAACACATTTACGTGACCTGCTACATCATTGCCTTTAGCCTTTGATGCCGCAACAGTAGGAGACCATGCAGCGTCAAATTGAATAGATCCAACAACTTTCAAATCTGGGTCTTTTTCTTTTACCAGCCTTGTAGCTTCCTCAACTAAATCAACATCTGCGCCCTTGCCAGATCCGAGCGTTGAATAAGATAGCATTCCAACTTTAGGATCTAATCCGAAAGCTTTAGCGGTTTGTGCAGATTGAAGAGCGATATCAGCCAATTGTTCAGCGTCTGGGTTCAGATTAATAGCACAATCAGCAAATACTGCTACATGATCCTTAAAGCACATAATGAATGCGCCAGAAACAAGCTTAGATCCAGGCTTAGTTTTAATAACTTGAAGAGCAGGGCGTACGGTATTTGCCGTTGAATTAACAGAGCCAGAAACAAGTCCGTCTGCTAATCCAAGTACCACTAGCATTGTGCCAAAGTAGCTTGCGTCTTTAAGTTGTTCGCGAGCTTGCTCTTCGGTCATGCCTTTCTTTGCGCGCAATTCGCAAAGCTTGCTAATCATTTTGCTGAGTACTACTTCGTCTTGCATAGATTGGAAGCTTGCTTTGCTAAGAGACTTTAATCCAAGCTCTTGTCCTCTTGCAAGAATAGATTCGCGTTCTCCAACAATAATAAGATTTACAATGTCTCGCTCTAACAAATAGTCAGCTGCTTTTAGAATGCGGTCTTCTTCGCCTTCTGGAAGCACTATTGTTTTCTTATTTTCTTTAGCTTTTCCAAGTAAGCTGTATTGGAAGGCATATGGGGTAGTAGGTGCATTAAAAGGCTGTTTCAAAGCGTTGATGATTTCTTCATCTGCAACATAATCGTTGAATTTATCTGATTCTGATTCGCTTATAGAAGGCAAAGTCCAAAGTGGAGTGCCATTATTGTTTTGAGCGTAGTTTTCTTTTACTTCTTTTGCTAAGTCTTCTTTGCAATCAGTTACAAATATGCCGAATACTTTTGTGTATTCTTTGCTGACGCTTGCGCATTGTGCTTCGATTGTTTGCAAGATTTGCTCGCTATCTCTGCCTTCTGCGCAAATGCTTAGGAACACTGGAGAAGCTAAGTCGGCTGCCACACTTGCATCAAATCGGAATAAATCTGGATCAAATACAGAAGTGGAATCGCTTGCTACAATAACGCATCCTTGAGCGTTCGTTACGCTAATCAGCTCGTTGAAGTGAGCTACAATATCTCCTCTTAGTGTGTCTTTGTTTTTACGAACTGCGCATGGGCATGCTGCGATTACTTGTTCTAGAGTAGCTTTTGTGTTGCTTGATGCTATTAATTCGCCTGTAAACGCGTCATCATGTTTTGCGGATGGCCTAAAAACAGTTGTTTGATAATGACTTGAAAGAGCTTTTGTAACTCCTAGTGCTACGACATTGCGACTTTGTGCGCAATCTGCGCTGATAATAGTTACGTTAACTAACGACACGACTTTTCTCCTTTGATGCGTCTGCGTTTATTCTATTTGTTTATTCTATTTTGCGTTGCATTTTTATTTTGTTTCGCATTTTCGTTTTTGCTATTCTTCGTATTTCAACGTTGAAAAATTTGCATATCAAACGAAGAATCCTCTAGTTATTTTAGAGCTATTTGTGGGACAACAAGCTGATTTTTTAATTTTTTGCGTATTTTTTATTAATTTTTTAGGGAGCCAACCTTTCGATTGACTCCCTAAAAATCAGCTAAGCAATTTTAGCATTGATAGCTTAAAACTACTCGTTATCGCCAGCGGTTGCAGCGGTAGCGGTGACAGCGCCTGGCTTGTCGGTCTTAACGCCTGGCCATACCCAATCGGTGTAGTCTGGGTGATCAAGACCCTTGTCGACTGCATACTGGAAGGCTTCGAGGCGGAAGTCCTCGAGCTTCTTGATTTCGTCGGCATACTTAGCGGCATCAACCATGCGCAATGCTTCAGCGGTAAGCTCGTAACGATCCATGTCGTTCACGCGAACCATATCGTATGGCGTGGTGGTGGAGCCCTGCTCCTTGTAGCCATGAACGTTGAAGTTGTCGTGGTTTGGACGATCGTAAATCAAGCCGCGAATGTCATGTGCGTAGGAGTGATAAGCGAAGAGGACTGGCTTGTCAGCAGTGAAGAGATCAGTGAACTCTTCGTCAGTCAAAGCTTCGTTGTTTTCCTTAGCGGACTGCAACTTGAGCAAGTCAACAACGTTAACAACCTTGAACTTAACGCCAAGCTTGTTCAACTTGTCGGCAGCGGCCATCAATTCCTGCTGTGGAACATCGCCAACACCAGCGAGAACAACCTGAACTTCGTCATTGTTCTTAGCGTTGGAAGCCCACTTCCACTCAGCAGCACCCTTCTCGAGCTCTTCACGGGCTTCGTCGAGAGTCAACCAAGTAGCAGCTGGCTGCTTACCAGCGAAGATAGCGTTAATCATGTTGGTGGACTTGTAAGCCTTTTCAGCAACAGCAAGCAACATGTTGGAATCTACTGGGAAGTAGATGCCGATTACGTGATCGTTGTTGAAGGTCTTGTTCAAGAGCACGGAGGTTACGCCTGGATCCTGGTGCGAGAAGCCGTTGTGATCCTGACGCCATACGTGAGAGGATACCAACAAGTTCACAGAGGAGATTGGCTTACGCCATGGGATCTCGCGAACGGTAGCCTCAAGCCACTTTGCGTGCTGGTTCAACATGGAGTCAATAACGTGTACGAAGGACTCGTAAGAGCTCCAGATGCCGTGACGACCAGTGAGCAAGTAACCCTCGAGGAAGCCTTCCATCTGGTGCTCGGAAAGCTGCTCGGTGACCTGACCGGTAACAGCCATGTGCTCATCAACTAAGCCAGAAAGGTAGCCAGCATCCCACTGCTTGTTGGTTACCTCGTAAGCAGCCTGCAAACGGTTGGAAGCAGTCTCATCTGGTCCGAAGATACGGAAGGAATCTGGGTTGTTCTTGATGATGTCACGAGTGTAGACACCAAGACGACGGGTAGCTTCGAGCTGGCCCCAGCCGTGACCGAATTCCTTAACTTCCTTAACTTCGTAATCCTCAAGCTTTGGAAGCTTCAAATCTTCACGAATACGACCGCCGTTAGCGTTTGGATTTTCACCAATACGGAGTTCGCCCTTTGGCATGAAGGAAAGAACGTCTTCCTTAACAGCACCCTTTTCATCGAAGAGCTCTTCAGGCTTGTAGGACTTCATCCAGTTCTTCAAAACCTCGAAGTGAGCTTCGGTATCGCGAGCAGATGCCAGTGGCACCTGGTGTGCACGCCAAGAACCTTCGGTCTTCTTGCCATCGATGAACTTCGGGCAGGTCCAACCCTTTGGAGTGCGGAAGATAATCATCGGATAGTAAGGACGAGTTACATCGTTAGTCTGAGCTTCAGCCTTAATATCGCAAATCTCATCGAAGATGGTTTCGAACATATCAGCGAAGCGACGGTGGATGGACATATGATCCTCATCGTCGAAGCCAGCAACGAACTCGTATGGTTCATAACCCATGCCGTGGAAGAACTCATGAAGCTCTTCGTCAGAAATACGGGAAAGAATAGTTGGGTTAGCAATCTTATAACCGTTCAAGTGCAAGATTGGAAGCACGATACCATCGGTACGTGGGTTCACAAGCTTGTTGGACTGCCAACCGGTGGCCAAAGGACCAGTTTCAGCTTCGCCATCGCCGACGATTGCTGGAACAAACAAGCTTGGGTTGTTCATTACAGCGCCGTAAGCGTGGGAGAGCGCGTAACCAAGCTCGCCACCTTCGTGGATGGAACCTGGGGTTTCAGGAGCGAAGTGGGAAGGAATACCGCCTGGGTAAGAGAACTGACGGAAGAACTTCTGTAAGCCAGCTTCGTCCTTAGTAATCTTTGGATAATATTCGGTGTATGTGCCGTCGAGGTAGGACTGAGCAGTACCAGCTGGTCCGCCGTGACCTGGACCCATGATGATTACAGTATTCTGCTGGTGATCAGCGATAAAGCGGTTGATGTGTCCAATAAGGAAGTTAAGGCCTGGAGTAGTGCCCCAGTGACCTACCAGACGATGCTTAACATCTTCGCGAGTAAATGGCTCCTTCATTAGAGGGTTGCTGCGAAGATAAATCTGACCGATTGCGAGATAGTTTGCTACGCGCCAATACTTGTCTACGCCTTCGATGGCCGCCTCAGAAACTGGAGCATTTAGCTTCTTCCAAGGGGTGCCAATAACAGGACTCGTCATGTGTACTCCTGTACTCAAGCACTTTTCAGTGCAATTTTAATCATTACCATTTGGTTATAGAGGCTGAAAAACGAATGTATTAGCCTCTTTTTCCATCGTTCTCAGTATAGTAACAGCTTTTGACTTTTGTGCGTTTGATTACTCACTACGTGCGATTTTGTTGAAAAAATGTGTTAAAGTGTTCGCAAAAATCTTCTTAAAATTATCATTTATGTTATGTTTTATGTTCACTTTATTGCTATATAAAGCTTGATTGGTTTTAAAACTAGATAAGTCACGGCGTTTCGAAGCGCTGCAACGTCGCAAAGCGCCATTAGTATAAATTGAATCAGCCTTAAATATCACCTTTAAAATATTTGCAAAAAATAAAGTGATAAATAAGGAATATATAAGAAGCGTGTAAATAAGGAGAATCATGGCAAAAGGTCCGGTACTTGTAGTTGACTTCGGTGCCCAATATGCCCAGCTAATCGCTAGAAGAGTGAGGGAAGCAAACGTTTATTCGGAGCTTGTTCCACACTCTATGCCAGTAGAAGAGATGCTGGCAAAAGATCCAAAAGCCATAATTCTCTCTGGCGGACCTGCCTCCGTTTATGAGCCAGGAGCGCCAAAAATTGACACAAAGATTTTTGAAGCAGGCGTTCCAGTGCTTGGAATTTGCTACGGATTCCAAGTTATGGCTCACGAGCTTGGCGGAGTTGTAGACAAAGCGGCATTGG contains:
- a CDS encoding acetate/propionate family kinase; the protein is MAKTVLVINSGSSSIKYQLVDLESGEGIASGIVEKIGEPVDGHYKHVFNGEKHEFDEPVHDHEQGLKRVLGFFEEYGPNLSKSGIVAVGHRVVQGGLTFPKPALVNKKTINKVKDLAVLAPLHNGPEAVGAEVMTELLPDVPQIMVFDSSFFHDLPQVAATYALNKDIAKQYHIRRYGAHGTSHEYIGSVVPSVVGKPAEGLKQIVLHIGNGASASAQISGKPVETSMGLTPLEGLMMGGRTGDIDPAVVFHLIRNAHMNVDELDTLFNKRSGMMGMTGHGDLRDIHKLIEEGDEDAKLALGVYVHRIVGYIGNYTAQMGGVDVITFTAGVGENDEIVRALVCEKLAPFGVKLDKEKNLVRSKEPRVISTPDSSVIIAVIPTNEELAIARKSAQIAEAGVDSYGNKFER
- the pta gene encoding phosphate acetyltransferase; the protein is MSLVNVTIISADCAQSRNVVALGVTKALSSHYQTTVFRPSAKHDDAFTGELIASSNTKATLEQVIAACPCAVRKNKDTLRGDIVAHFNELISVTNAQGCVIVASDSTSVFDPDLFRFDASVAADLASPVFLSICAEGRDSEQILQTIEAQCASVSKEYTKVFGIFVTDCKEDLAKEVKENYAQNNNGTPLWTLPSISESESDKFNDYVADEEIINALKQPFNAPTTPYAFQYSLLGKAKENKKTIVLPEGEEDRILKAADYLLERDIVNLIIVGERESILARGQELGLKSLSKASFQSMQDEVVLSKMISKLCELRAKKGMTEEQAREQLKDASYFGTMLVVLGLADGLVSGSVNSTANTVRPALQVIKTKPGSKLVSGAFIMCFKDHVAVFADCAINLNPDAEQLADIALQSAQTAKAFGLDPKVGMLSYSTLGSGKGADVDLVEEATRLVKEKDPDLKVVGSIQFDAAWSPTVAASKAKGNDVAGHVNVFVFPDLCAGNIGYKAVQRSSGALAVGPILQGLNKPVNDLSRGALVQDIINTVALTALEAQF
- a CDS encoding phosphoketolase translates to MTSPVIGTPWKKLNAPVSEAAIEGVDKYWRVANYLAIGQIYLRSNPLMKEPFTREDVKHRLVGHWGTTPGLNFLIGHINRFIADHQQNTVIIMGPGHGGPAGTAQSYLDGTYTEYYPKITKDEAGLQKFFRQFSYPGGIPSHFAPETPGSIHEGGELGYALSHAYGAVMNNPSLFVPAIVGDGEAETGPLATGWQSNKLVNPRTDGIVLPILHLNGYKIANPTILSRISDEELHEFFHGMGYEPYEFVAGFDDEDHMSIHRRFADMFETIFDEICDIKAEAQTNDVTRPYYPMIIFRTPKGWTCPKFIDGKKTEGSWRAHQVPLASARDTEAHFEVLKNWMKSYKPEELFDEKGAVKEDVLSFMPKGELRIGENPNANGGRIREDLKLPKLEDYEVKEVKEFGHGWGQLEATRRLGVYTRDIIKNNPDSFRIFGPDETASNRLQAAYEVTNKQWDAGYLSGLVDEHMAVTGQVTEQLSEHQMEGFLEGYLLTGRHGIWSSYESFVHVIDSMLNQHAKWLEATVREIPWRKPISSVNLLVSSHVWRQDHNGFSHQDPGVTSVLLNKTFNNDHVIGIYFPVDSNMLLAVAEKAYKSTNMINAIFAGKQPAATWLTLDEAREELEKGAAEWKWASNAKNNDEVQVVLAGVGDVPQQELMAAADKLNKLGVKFKVVNVVDLLKLQSAKENNEALTDEEFTDLFTADKPVLFAYHSYAHDIRGLIYDRPNHDNFNVHGYKEQGSTTTPYDMVRVNDMDRYELTAEALRMVDAAKYADEIKKLEDFRLEAFQYAVDKGLDHPDYTDWVWPGVKTDKPGAVTATAATAGDNE